From one Lycium ferocissimum isolate CSIRO_LF1 chromosome 5, AGI_CSIRO_Lferr_CH_V1, whole genome shotgun sequence genomic stretch:
- the LOC132057115 gene encoding ribulose bisphosphate carboxylase/oxygenase activase 1, chloroplastic-like isoform X2, with protein sequence MATSVSPIGAVNKAPLSLNNSVAGTSVPATAFFGKSLKKVNNKVSSPKVSNKSLRIVAQEIDDKKQTDGDRWKGLIMDASDDQQDIARGKGMVDSLFQAPTGQGTHHAIMNSYEYLSQGLRQYNLDNKLDGLYIAPAFMDKLVVHITKNFLKLPNIKVPLILGIWGGKGQGKSFQCELVFRKMGINPIMMSAGELESGNAGEPAKLIRQRYREAAEIIRKGNMCCLFINDLDAGAGRMGGTTQYTVNNQMVNATLMNIADNPTNVQLPGMYNKQENARVPIIVTGNDFSTLYAPLIRDGRMEKFYWAPTREDRIGVCKGIFRTDNVPDEAVVKIVDSFPGQSIDFFGALRARVYDDEVRKWIEGTGIEQVGEKLLNSIDGPPTFEQPKMTLDKLLEYGNMLVQEQENVKRVQLADKYLKEAALGDANADAINNGAFLAS encoded by the exons ATGGCTACCTCCGTCTCACCCATTGGAGCTGTCAACAAGGCACCG TTGAGTTTGAACAACTCTGTTGCTGGAACTTCAGTTCCAGCCACTGCCTTCTTTGGCAAAAGCTTGAAGAAAGTGAACAACAAAGTTTCCAGCCCCAAGGTCTCAAACAAGAGCTTGAGAATTGTTGCTCAAGAAATCGATGACAAGAAACAGACCGATGGGGACAGATGGAAGGGTCTTATTATGGATGCATCCGATGATCAACAGGATATTGCAAGGGGTAAGGGTATGGTTGACAGTCTTTTCCAGGCTCCTACGGGTCAAGGTACTCACCACGCCATTATGAACTCCTACGAATACCTCAGCCAAGGTCTTCGCCA ATACAACTTGGACAACAAGTTGGATGGACTCTACATCGCTCCTGCTTTCATGGACAAGCTTGTTGTTCACATCACCAAGAACTTCTTAAAACTCCCCAACATCAAG GTTCCACTTATATTGGGTATTTGGGGAGGAAAAGGTCAAGGTAAATCATTCCAATGTGAGCTTGTCTTCAGAAAGATGGGAATCAA CCCCATTATGATGAGTGCCGGAGAATTGGAAAGTGGAAATGCAGGAGAGCCCGCCAAATTGATTAGGCAAAGGTACAGAGAGGCAGCCGAAATCATCAGGAAGGGAAACATGTGTTGCCTCTTCATCAACGATCTTGATGCAGGAGCCGGTAGAATGGGTGGAACTACCCAATACACTGTCAACAACCAGATGGTGAATGCCACTCTCATGAACATTGCTGACAACCCGACAAATGTCCAGCTCCCCGGTATGTACAACAAGCAAGAGAATGCCAGGGTCCCTATTATTGTCACTGGTAACGATTTCTCCACATTGTATGCCCCTCTTATCCGTGATGGTCGCATGGAGAAGTTCTACTGGGCACCAACTAGGGAGGATAGAATTGGTGTTTGCAAGGGTATTTTCAGAACTGACAACGTGCCTGATGAAGCTGTTGTCAAGATCGTCGATAGCTTCCCTGGACAATCTATCG aCTTTTTCGGTGCTCTGAGGGCGAGAGTATACGATGATGAAGTGAGGAAGTGGATTGAAGGCACCGGAATTGAACAGGTTGGAGAGAAACTTTTGAACTCTATCGATGGACCACCAACTTTTGAGCAACCAAAGATGACCCTCGATAAGCTCCTCGAGTATGGTAACATGCTTGTCCAAGAGCAAGAGAATGTTAAGAGAGTTCAATTGGCTGACAAATACCTCAAAGAGGCTGCACTTGGTGATGCCAATGCCGATGCCATCAACAACGGAGCCTTCTTAGCTAGTTAA
- the LOC132057115 gene encoding ribulose bisphosphate carboxylase/oxygenase activase 1, chloroplastic-like isoform X1 — MATSVSPIGAVNKAPLSLNNSVAGTSVPATAFFGKSLKKVNNKVSSPKVSNKSLRIVAQEIDDKKQTDGDRWKGLIMDASDDQQDIARGKGMVDSLFQAPTGQGTHHAIMNSYEYLSQGLRQYNLDNKLDGLYIAPAFMDKLVVHITKNFLKLPNIKVPLILGIWGGKGQGKSFQCELVFRKMGINPIMMSAGELESGNAGEPAKLIRQRYREAAEIIRKGNMCCLFINDLDAGAGRMGGTTQYTVNNQMVNATLMNIADNPTNVQLPGMYNKQENARVPIIVTGNDFSTLYAPLIRDGRMEKFYWAPTREDRIGVCKGIFRTDNVPDEAVVKIVDSFPGQSIDFFGALRARVYDDEVRKWIEGTGIEQVGEKLLNSIDGPPTFEQPKMTLDKLLEYGNMLVQEQENVKRVQLADKYLKEAALGDANADAINNGAFLARKEAHVDIPVAEGSTDIITTKLDSTFMAEDGNYLFKF; from the exons ATGGCTACCTCCGTCTCACCCATTGGAGCTGTCAACAAGGCACCG TTGAGTTTGAACAACTCTGTTGCTGGAACTTCAGTTCCAGCCACTGCCTTCTTTGGCAAAAGCTTGAAGAAAGTGAACAACAAAGTTTCCAGCCCCAAGGTCTCAAACAAGAGCTTGAGAATTGTTGCTCAAGAAATCGATGACAAGAAACAGACCGATGGGGACAGATGGAAGGGTCTTATTATGGATGCATCCGATGATCAACAGGATATTGCAAGGGGTAAGGGTATGGTTGACAGTCTTTTCCAGGCTCCTACGGGTCAAGGTACTCACCACGCCATTATGAACTCCTACGAATACCTCAGCCAAGGTCTTCGCCA ATACAACTTGGACAACAAGTTGGATGGACTCTACATCGCTCCTGCTTTCATGGACAAGCTTGTTGTTCACATCACCAAGAACTTCTTAAAACTCCCCAACATCAAG GTTCCACTTATATTGGGTATTTGGGGAGGAAAAGGTCAAGGTAAATCATTCCAATGTGAGCTTGTCTTCAGAAAGATGGGAATCAA CCCCATTATGATGAGTGCCGGAGAATTGGAAAGTGGAAATGCAGGAGAGCCCGCCAAATTGATTAGGCAAAGGTACAGAGAGGCAGCCGAAATCATCAGGAAGGGAAACATGTGTTGCCTCTTCATCAACGATCTTGATGCAGGAGCCGGTAGAATGGGTGGAACTACCCAATACACTGTCAACAACCAGATGGTGAATGCCACTCTCATGAACATTGCTGACAACCCGACAAATGTCCAGCTCCCCGGTATGTACAACAAGCAAGAGAATGCCAGGGTCCCTATTATTGTCACTGGTAACGATTTCTCCACATTGTATGCCCCTCTTATCCGTGATGGTCGCATGGAGAAGTTCTACTGGGCACCAACTAGGGAGGATAGAATTGGTGTTTGCAAGGGTATTTTCAGAACTGACAACGTGCCTGATGAAGCTGTTGTCAAGATCGTCGATAGCTTCCCTGGACAATCTATCG aCTTTTTCGGTGCTCTGAGGGCGAGAGTATACGATGATGAAGTGAGGAAGTGGATTGAAGGCACCGGAATTGAACAGGTTGGAGAGAAACTTTTGAACTCTATCGATGGACCACCAACTTTTGAGCAACCAAAGATGACCCTCGATAAGCTCCTCGAGTATGGTAACATGCTTGTCCAAGAGCAAGAGAATGTTAAGAGAGTTCAATTGGCTGACAAATACCTCAAAGAGGCTGCACTTGGTGATGCCAATGCCGATGCCATCAACAACGGAGCCTTCTTAGCTA gaaaagaagcaCATGTTGATATTCCTGTTGCTGAAGGCTCTACTGATATAATTACAACAAAACTTGATTCAACTTTTATGGCTGAAGATGGAAACtatcttttcaaattttaa
- the LOC132058485 gene encoding uncharacterized protein LOC132058485 yields MELVRTLKHVESLTLGASCIEVLAQREKRRIRFPISTYQCVTLNIHMKEDGLLGTVNLLKGSRGLQMLIIDMESKFWEEPKNTELADSENFCISNYLVSQAKHVKCLLHHLKTVKITQFVDEHSIFQFLEFILKNGRVLENLVIIAKRDQGENSPESLLKVAQRLLSLPRASSRAVVTFLN; encoded by the exons ATGGAGTTAGTTAGGACCCTTAAACATGTTGAGAGCTTAACATTGGGCGCTTCGTGCATTGAG GTTCTAGCACAAAGGGAGAAGAGACGTATTCGTTTTCCCATTTCGACTTACCAATGTGTCACGTTAAATATACATATGAAGGAAGATGGTCTTTTGGGGACAGTTAACCTGCTAAAAGGTTCACGAGGCTTACAGATGCTAATAATAGACATGGAATCTAAGTTCTGGGAAGAG CCAAAAAACACAGAGTTAGCAGATTCAGAAAACTTCTGCATTTCGAACTACTTAGTGTCACAGGCGAAGCACGTCAAATGCTTGCTGCATCATTTGAAGACAGTCAAGATTACCCAATTTGTGGATGAACACTCCATATTTCAGTTTCTAGAGTTCATTTTGAAGAACGGGAGGGTGCTAGAGAATCTCGTAATCATAGCAAAAAGGGATCAGGGTGAAAATTCACCAGAGTCCTTGTTAAAAGTAGCTCAGAGATTACTAAGTCTGCCTAGGGCGTCTTCCCGGGCGGTCGTTACCTTCCTCAACTGA
- the LOC132057948 gene encoding uncharacterized protein LOC132057948, whose amino-acid sequence MPYKRTYKKRNTATSQRAAAEVAHEDTVPTQATAPAAPTVTPPSASDGDVRSAINMLTQLVAAQAQRQESGSSSGVEVREAKAEQFLKLKQNGKSVQDYYLEFVSLAKHAPHMLPDMRARVRRFVGGLDSHLYDGANIVAQNGTTTISKMVAFVQGSETKLKEEEALQKEKDKEFNKRNFRPSNSYSQASVGQSAYTIPACRKCSKRHLGDCRVGTNACYGCGQKGHFQKDCPSARQGTGGNVTQSTNSAVPRNNQAQGGTVQLGLETQAGEETVDIPKTAFRTRYGHFEFLVMSFGLTNAPAAFMDLMNRVFKPYLDLFVIVFIDDILVYSRNEVDHAEHLRIVLQTLRDRELFAKFSKCEFWLKSVAFLGHVISGEGVKVDSQKIDAVKSWPRPTSVSDIRSFLGLAGYYRRFVEGFSSISAPLTKLTRKKVKFQWSDACERSFEELKRD is encoded by the exons ATGCCTTACAAAAGAACTTACAAGAAGAGAAACACAGCCACCAGCCAAAGGGCTGCCGCTGAAGTAGCTCACGAAGATACTGTTCCGACTCAGGCAACAGCTCCAGCCGCCCCTACCGTTACACCTCCTAGTGCTTCAGATGGAGATGTTAGGAGTGCTATCAACATGCTCACACAACTGGTAGCAGCTCAGGCCCAACGTCAGGAATCTGGGTCGAGTTCAGGAG TAGAGGTCAGAGAGGCTAAGGCTGAACAATTCCTGAAACTCAAACAAAATGGCAAGTCAGTTCAAGATTACTATTTGGAGTTCGTTAGTCTGGCTAAACATGCTCCACACATGTTACCCGATATGAGGGCAAGAGTGAGAAGATTCGTTGGAGGTCTTGATTCCCATTTGTATGACGGAGCCAATATTGTTGCACAGAATGGGACAACGACTATTtccaagatggttgcttttgTACAGGGCAGTGAGACAAAGCTAAAGGAGGAAGAAGCCTTacaaaaagagaaagacaaggagTTCAACAAGAGG AACTTTAGACCATCGAATTCTTATTCTCAAGCTAGTGTGGGTCAGTCAGCTTATACCATTCCAGCTTGTAGGAAGTGTAGCAAGAGACACTTAGGTGATTGTCGTGTGGGTACAAATGCGTGCTATGGTTGCGGTCAGAAGGGCCATTTTCAGAAAGACTGTCCATCAGCCAGACAGGGTACTGGAGGTAATGTGACGCAATCCACAAATTCAGCAGTCCCTCGTAACAATCAGGCCCAAGGGGGAACAGTGCAGCTAGGTCTGGAAACACAAGCGGGGGAAGAAACC gttgatattccgaaaacagctttcaggactcgctatggccattttgaatttcttgttatgtcatttgggttgacaaatgcaccagctgctttcatggatcttatgaatagggtcttcaagccttatctcgatttattcgtcattgtcttcattgatgatattttggtgtattctcgtAATGAGGtcgatcatgcagaacatctcagaatagtgttgcagactcTTAGAGATCGTGAgctttttgcaaaattctcaaagtgtgagttttggcttaaatcagtggcattcttaggccatgtgatctcGGGTGAAGGTGTTAAAGTTGATTCTCAAAAGATTGACGCCGTAAAgagttggcccagacccacctcagtttctgatataagaagtttcttgggtctggcaggctattatCGACgctttgtagaaggattttcttctatctctgctCCGTTGACTAAGCTGACTCGGAAGAAAGTTAAGTTCCAAtggtcagatgcttgtgagcgaagcTTTGAGGAATTGAAAAGAGATTGA
- the LOC132058486 gene encoding putative F-box protein At1g49610 has protein sequence MNNLLMNNLLVSSLLINLKLYFVTACAQCSSISRKDRLSELPEPILLHILSFLPMRYVVRTTILSKRWRHLWTIVQELDFGSEGFFPYQNYVDFVNRTMLRRGTYKIRRLRLDLYINGSSRKDYDGWILYAARNSVEELFLDFNADCFYWLPPPCVYCNSSLKALRMLSCRLIPDMQISWNLLKKLTLWFSVLWDESIHNIMVGAPKLEFFELFSCWDYNDPTFDSPSLRVLIVSEYESVDYELDEYDKGSVMRIPAPNVQSLNLSGSFYRSVFW, from the coding sequence ATGAACAATCTGCTGATGAACAATCTGCTTGTAAGCTCTTTATTGATCAATCTAAAGCTTTATTTTGTTACAGCTTGTGCTCAATGTTCATCCATTTCCCGTAAGGATCGTCTTAGTGAGCTTCCTGAACCAATACTGCTTCACATCCTCTCATTCCTGCCCATGAGATATGTTGTCAGAACAACAATTCTCTCGAAACGCTGGCGGCACCTGTGGACTATTGTCCAAGAGCTTGATTTTGGTTCTGAAGGTTTCTTTCCCTATCAAAATTATGTGGACTTTGTGAATCGGACCATGCTTCGTCGTGGCACTTATAAGATCAGAAGACTTAGACTTGACTTATATATAAATGGTAGTTCTCGTAAAGATTATGATGGATGGATTTTGTATGCTGCAAGGAATAGCGTGGAAGAGCTCTTTCTAGACTTTAATGCAGACTGTTTCTATTGGTTGCCACCTCCGTGTGTGTATTGCAATTCGTCGCTCAAGGCGTTGAGGATGTTGAGCTGCAGGCTTATACCTGATATGCAGATAAGCTGGAACTTGTTGAAAAAGTTAACCCTCTGGTTCTCAGTGTTGTGGGATGAAAGCATTCATAATATTATGGTGGGTGCTCCAAAACTGGAATTCTTTGAGCTGTTTTCGTGCTGGGACTATAATGATCCGACTTTTGATTCTCCTTCTTTAAGAGTGCTGATTGTAAGTGAGTATGAATCTGTTGATTATGAATTAGATGAGTATGACAAAGGTTCCGTAATGAGAATTCCAGCCCCCAATGTTCAGTCTCTGAACCTGTCAGGATCTTTTTATCGAAGTGTGTTTTGGTGA